In Saccharomyces cerevisiae S288C chromosome V, complete sequence, one DNA window encodes the following:
- the MEI4 gene encoding Mei4p (Meiosis-specific protein involved in forming DSBs; involved in double-strand break (DSBs) formation during meiotic recombination; required for chromosome synapsis and production of viable spores) — translation MSRGKLEDMEQKETSEVDWIICFALIQSRNPTLWKRALSRKKGDVEDVGALKSEKNLKINPRENSKHIYKWVAPFENGFLNNKSLFAHLEPIYNFLCQNKYKSFEDAVGLKELQSFSKDVSTADINNWFLPRYKILLKILSLKTKEIDFRGLSQVFQTLQILLVSHYSHRIDSDSSFKRTLIDVHVFNFIAKFLFNRILLKKNQNDPKWLQNFYDQGDGKHLCDKVDYKRLCSLHFTLIYSIINIQLIKIKTNQTFEPQILKYVSVLKLIEHILIIIESLIHVLIRFVSKHKLICINRKKAYCRVYLERELSLKKTYLKNFYSVISGVPEKELGGLLKILKIVILSLLETFESIEWQHLKPFLEKFPAHEISLQKKRKYIQAALLITAERNLIARFRLSRWFNETENI, via the exons ATGAGTAGAGGCAAACTGGAAGATATGGAACAAAAGGAAACATCGGAAGTTGACTGGATAATC TGTTTTGCTTTAATTCAATCCAGGAATCCTACGTTGTGGAAGAGGGCactttcaagaaagaaaggaGATGTCGAAGATGTAGGTGCTCTCaagagtgaaaaaaatttaaaaataaatcctCGGGAAAACTCAaaacatatatacaaatgGGTTGCGCCTTTCGAAAATggatttttgaataataaatcACTGTTTGCTCATCTGGAACCTATATACAATTTCCTTTGCCAGAATAAGTACAAAAGCTTCGAAGATGCAGTTGGTTTAAAGGAGCTGCAATCATTTAGCAAAGATGTATCAACTGCTGATATAAACAACTGGTTTTTACCGAGATATAAAATTCTGCTAAAAATCCTGAGcttaaaaacaaaagaaattgactTTAGAGGGTTATCGCAAGTGTTTCAAACACTCCAAATCTTGTTAGTTTCTCATTATTCGCATCGCATAGATTCtgattcttcttttaagaGGACACTGATAGACGTTcatgttttcaatttcatcgCCAAGTTTCTGTTTAATAgaattttattgaagaagaaccAAAACGATCCAAAATGGCTTCAAAACTTTTACGACCAGGGAGATGGCAAACATTTATGTGATAAAGTTGACTACAAGCGCTTGTGTTCGTTGCATTTTACCCTTATTTACTCTATTATTAACATTCAActcatcaaaatcaagacAAACCAAACATTTGAACCGCAGATATTAAAATACGTATCTGTTCTGAAATTAATTGAACACATACTTATCATCATCGAAAGTCTGATACATGTACTTATTAGATTTGTATCGAAGCATAAACTAATATGCATCAACCGGAAAAAGGCGTACTGTCGAGTATACCTCGAAAGAGAATTGAGTTTGAAGAAAACCTACTTAAAGAACTTTTACAGTGTAATAAGCGGTGTCCCAGAAAAAGAGTTAGGGGGtctattgaaaatactCAAGATAGTTATTCTATCATTGCTCGAGACATTTGAAAGCATTGAATGGCAGCACTTAAAACCTTTCCTGGAAAAATTTCCGGCTCATGAAATATCGcttcagaagaaaaggaaatataTACAGGCGGCCTTATTAATTACTGCCGAAAGAAATTTGATAGCGCGCTTTCGATTGTCAAGATGGTTCAATGAGACAGAAaacatttaa
- the MXR1 gene encoding peptide-methionine-S-sulfoxide reductase (Methionine-S-sulfoxide reductase; involved in the response to oxidative stress; protects iron-sulfur clusters from oxidative inactivation along with MXR2; involved in the regulation of lifespan; reduced activity of human homolog implicated in Alzheimer disease), which translates to MSSLISKTIKYDPAKDKLITLACGCFWGTEHMYRKYLNDRIVDCKVGYANGEESKKDSPSSVSYKRVCGGDTDFAEVLQVSYNPKVITLRELTDFFFRIHDPTTSNSQGPDKGTQYRSGLFAHSDADLKELAKIKEEWQPKWGNKIATVIEPIKNFYDAEEYHQLYLDKNPQGYACPTHYLREM; encoded by the coding sequence ATGTCGTCGcttatttcaaaaaccaTTAAGTATGATCCAGCCAAGGATAAATTAATCACATTAGCATGTGGATGTTTTTGGGGTACAGAACATATGTATAGGAAGTATTTGAATGACCGTATAGTGGATTGTAAAGTAGGTTACGCTAATGGAGAAGAGTCTAAAAAGGATAGCCCCTCTAGTGTCTCTTATAAGAGAGTTTGTGGTGGTGACACAGATTTTGCGGAGGTTTTACAAGTATCCTATAATCCCAAAGTGATAACTTTGAGAGAATTAactgatttcttttttagaaTCCATGATCCTACTACATCTAATTCACAAGGACCTGATAAAGGTACACAGTATCGCAGTGGATTGTTCGCTCATTCAGATGCTgatttaaaagaattagccaaaataaaggaagaatGGCAACCAAAATGGGGTAATAAGATTGCCACAGTTATTGAACCAATCAAGAACTTTTACGATGCTGAAGAATACCACCAGTTATATTTAGATAAGAATCCACAGGGATATGCATGCCCTACTCATTATCTGAGAGAAATGTAG
- the YEN1 gene encoding crossover junction endodeoxyribonuclease (Holliday junction resolvase; promotes template switching during break-induced replication (BIR), causing non-reciprocal translocations (NRTs); localization is cell-cycle dependent and regulated by Cdc28p phosphorylation; homolog of human GEN1; similar to S. cerevisiae endonuclease Rth1p), which produces MGVSQIWEFLKPYLQDSRIPLRKFVIDFNKSQKRAPRIAIDAYGWLFECGFIQNIDISARSRSRSRSPTRSPRDSDIDSSQEYYGSRSYTTTGKAVINFISRLKELLSLNVEFLLVFDGVMKPSFKRKFNHEQNATTCDDEKEYYSSWEQHVKNHEVYGNCKGLLAPSDPEFISLVRKLLDLMNISYVIACGEGEAQCVWLQVSGAVDFILSNDSDTLVFGGEKILKNYSKFYDDFGPSSITSHSPSRHHDSKESFVTVIDLPKINKVAGKKFDRLSLLFFSVLLGADYNRGVKGLGKNKSLQLAQCEDPNFSMEFYDIFKDFNLEDLTSESLRKSRYRLFQKRLYLYCKDHSVELFGRNYPVLLNQGSFEGWPSTVAIMHYFHPIVQPYFDEEVLSDKYINMAGNGHYRNLNFNELKYFLQSLNLPQISSFDKWFHDSMHEMFLLREFLSIDESDNIGKGNMRITEEKIMNIDGGKFQIPCFKIRYTTFLPNIPISSQSPLKRSNSPSRSKSPTRRQMDIMEHPNSLWLPKYLIPQSHPLVIQYYETQQLIQKEKEKKGKKSNKSRLPQKNNLDEFLRKHTSPIKSIGKVGESRKEILEPVRKRLFVDTDEDTSLEEIPAPTRLTTVDEHSDNDDDSLIFVDEITNSQSVLDSSPGKRIRDLTQDEQVDVWKDVIEISPIKKSRTTNAEKNPPESGLKSRSSITINARLQGTKMLPPNLTAPRLEREHSSVLDQLVTDAQDTVDRFVACDSDSSSTIE; this is translated from the coding sequence ATGGGTGTCTCACAAATATGGGAATTTTTGAAGCCATATCTGCAAGATTCCAGAATTCCGTTGAGAAAGTTTGTCATAGACTTTAATAAATCGCAAAAAAGAGCTCCAAGAATCGCGATTGACGCATATGGATGGCTATTTGAGTGTGGATTTATCCAAAATATAGATATAAGCGCCAGATCTAGATCAAGATCAAGGAGTCCTACCCGTTCTCCGCGTGATAGTGATATCGACAGTAGTCAAGAATATTATGGTAGCAGAAGTTATACAACTACAGGAAAAGCTGTGATAAACTTCATATCTCGATTAAAAGAACTACTGAGTTTAAACGTCGAATTCTTGCTTGTATTTGACGGAGTTATGAAACCCTCtttcaaaaggaaatttaACCACGAACAGAACGCTACTACTTGTGATGATGAGAAAGAGTACTATTCAAGCTGGGAACAGCATGTTAAGAATCATGAAGTTTATGGCAATTGTAAAGGATTGCTAGCGCCATCTGACCCTGAGTTCATCAGTCTTGTACGGAAATTATTAGACTTGATGAACATTTCATATGTAATCGCATGTGGGGAGGGAGAAGCCCAGTGTGTTTGGCTGCAAGTTTCTGGGGCTGTAGATTTCATTTTAAGTAACGATTCAGATACTCTCGTATTTGGGGGAGAAAAAATCCTGAAAAATTACTCGAAATTCTACGATGATTTTGGCCCAAGTTCAATAACTTCCCACAGTCCCAGTAGACATCATGATAGTAAAGAATCTTTTGTTACTGTTATAGATCTACCCAAAATTAATAAAGTAGCAGGGAAGAAGTTTGATCGCCTGTCTCTCTTATTTTTCAGCGTGCTATTAGGTGCCGATTACAATCGTGGAGTCAAGGGTTTGGGTAAAAACAAATCTTTGCAGTTGGCTCAATGCGAAGATCCTAACTTTTCCATGGAATTTTATgacattttcaaagatttcaaTTTAGAAGATTTGACATCAGAAAGTCTGAGGAAGTCTCGGTATAgattgtttcaaaaaagattaTATTTATACTGCAAGGATCATTCTGTCGAGCtatttggaagaaattatCCTGTTTTATTGAATCAAGGTTCATTTGAAGGCTGGCCATCAACTGTCGCAATCATGCACTATTTTCACCCCATTGTCCAACCAtattttgatgaagaagttCTCAGTGATAAATACATAAATATGGCTGGAAACGGACACTACAGAAACTTAAATTTCAATGAactgaaatattttttacaAAGTTTGAATTTGCCTCAAATTTCTAGCTTCGACAAGTGGTTTCATGATTCTATGCACGAGATGTTTCTATTAAGAGaatttttatcaattgaTGAGTCCGATAATATAGGTAAAGGTAATATGAGGATTaccgaagaaaaaattatgaaCATAGATGGTGGAAAGTTCCAAATACCATGTTTTAAAATACGGTATACAACATTCTTGCCTAATATACCCATTTCTTCTCAATCTCCTTTGAAGCGCAGTAATTCTCCCAGTAGAAGCAAGAGTCCCACACGACGTCAGATGGATATAATGGAACACCCAAATAGTCTTTGGTTACCCAAATACTTGATACCTCAATCGCATCCATTAGTAATTCAATATTATGAGACACAGCAACTTAtacagaaagaaaaagagaagaaaggTAAAAAATCGAATAAGTCTCGGCTACCACAGAAGAATAACTTGGATGAGTTTTTAAGAAAGCATACTTCGCCGATTAAAAGTATCGGAAAGGTAGGCGAGTCGAGAAAGGAAATCCTGGAACCTGTGAGAAAAAGGCTTTTTGTAGATACAGACGAAGATACTAGTCTGGAAGAAATACCGGCTCCCACAAGACTGACCACCGTCGATGAACACAGCGATAATGACGATGATTCGTTGATTTTTGTAGATGAGATTACAAACAGCCAAAGCGTTTTAGATAGTTCACCCGGTAAAAGAATTCGGGATCTTACACAGGACGAACAGGTTGACGTTTGGAAGGACGTAATAGAAATATCACCAATAAAAAAGTCAAGAACTACTAATGCTGAGAAAAATCCGCCTGAGTCTGGTTTAAAATCACGCTCAAGCATCACAATCAATGCTCGCCTTCAAGGTACTAAGATGTTGCCTCCAAACTTGACTGCTCCAAGGTTAGAAAGAGAACACTCCTCTGTCCTTGACCAACTTGTCACAGACGCACAAGATACAGTCGACCGGTTTGTAGCCTGTGACAGTGATAGCAGTAGCACTATTGAATGA
- the ERG28 gene encoding Erg28p (Endoplasmic reticulum membrane protein; may facilitate protein-protein interactions between the Erg26p dehydrogenase and the Erg27p 3-ketoreductase and/or tether these enzymes to the ER, also interacts with Erg6p), with product MFSLQDVITTTKTTLAAMPKGYLPKWLLFISIVSVFNSIQTYVSGLELTRKVYERKPTETTHLSARTFGTWTFISCVIRFYGAMYLNEPHIFELVFMSYMVALFHFGSELLIFRTCKLGKGFMGPLVVSTTSLVWMYKQREYYTGVAW from the coding sequence ATGTTCAGCCTACAAGACGTAATAACTACAACCAAGACCACCTTGGCAGCAATGCCAAAAGGTTACTTACCAAAATGGTtacttttcatttccaTTGTATCAGTCTTCAATTCTATCCAGACTTACGTTTCTGGTTTAGAATTGACACGTAAAGTCTACGAAAGAAAACCCACTGAAACAACCCATTTGAGTGCAAGAACTTTCGGTACTTGGACCTTTATTTCCTGTGTTATCAGATTCTATGGGGCTATGTACTTGAATGAACCACACATTTTCGAATTGGTCTTCATGTCTTATATGGTTGCCCTATTCCACTTCGGCTCTGAATTATTGATCTTTAGAACTTGTAAGTTGGGAAAGGGATTCATGGGTCCATTGGTTGTCTCAACCACCTCTTTGGTTTGGATGTACAAACAAAGAGAATACTACACTGGTGTTGCTTGGTAA
- the SPO73 gene encoding Spo73p (Meiosis-specific protein required for prospore membrane morphogenesis; required for the proper shape of the prospore membrane (PSM) and for spore wall formation; functions cooperatively with SPO71 in PSM elongation; physically interacts with Spo71p; genetically antagonistic to SPO1, similar to SPO71; localizes to the PSM; required for spore wall formation during sporulation; dispensable for both nuclear divisions during meiosis; dysferlin domain-only protein) → MGKNHFLKDFSALPEDVLIENERGITLLGYPLFSPKILLPHVDPPQFQRLNTENGSLIALSKNTISNFIELYPIDLSTERTAGSSSSQMTKWFVLMDYKEKYDIDDQGWCYSWNFNNSRWKSKNGLVRRRVWVRLPTTSHGLD, encoded by the coding sequence ATGGGCAAAAACCATTTCTTGAAGGATTTCTCTGCTTTACCGGAGGACGTACTCATAGAAAACGAGAGAGGCATAACTTTACTTGGTTACCCACTATTTTCTCCCAAGATTTTACTGCCTCACGTTGACCCACCacaatttcaaagactAAACACTGAAAATGGCTCGTTAATTGCCCTGTCGAAAAATACTATATCGAACTTCATAGAACTGTATCCTATCGATCTGAGTACTGAACGCACTGCAGGCAGTAGCAGTTCACAGATGACAAAGTGGTTCGTACTGATGGATTACAAGGAAAAGTACGATATTGACGATCAAGGATGGTGTTATAGCTGGAATTTCAATAACTCTAGGTGGAAATCGAAAAATGGCTTGGTGAGAAGAAGGGTCTGGGTAAGACTACCTACGACCAGTCATGGATTAGATTAG
- the SAH1 gene encoding adenosylhomocysteinase (S-adenosyl-L-homocysteine hydrolase; catabolizes S-adenosyl-L-homocysteine which is formed after donation of the activated methyl group of S-adenosyl-L-methionine (AdoMet) to an acceptor; regulates cellular lipid homoeostasis by regulating phosphatidylcholine(PC)synthesis and triacylglycerol (TG) levels), translated as MSAPAQNYKIADISLAAFGRKEIELAEHEMPGLMAIRKAYGDVQPLKGARIAGCLHMTIQTAVLIETLVALGAEVTWSSCNIYSTQDHAAAAIAASGVPVFAWKGETEEEYLWCIEQQLFAFKDNKKLNLILDDGGDLTTLVHEKHPEMLEDCFGLSEETTTGVHHLYRMVKEGKLKVPAINVNDSVTKSKFDNLYGCRESLVDGIKRATDVMLAGKVAVVAGYGDVGKGCAAALRGMGARVLVTEIDPINALQAAMEGYQVVTMEDASHIGQVFVTTTGCRDIINGEHFINMPEDAIVCNIGHFDIEIDVAWLKANAKECINIKPQVDRYLLSSGRHVILLANGRLVNLGCATGHSSFVMSCSFSNQVLAQIALFKSNDKSFREKHIEFQKTGPFEVGVHVLPKILDEAVAKFHLGNLGVRLTKLSKVQSEYLGIPEEGPFKADHYRY; from the coding sequence ATGTCTGCTCCAGCTCAAAACTACAAAATCGCTGATATCTCTTTGGCTGCCTTCGGTAGAAAGGAAATCGAATTGGCTGAACATGAAATGCCAGGTTTGATGGCCATCAGAAAGGCTTACGGTGACGTCCAACCTTTGAAAGGCGCCCGTATTGCTGGTTGTTTGCACATGACCATTCAAACTGCTGTTTTAATTGAAACTTTAGTTGCTTTGGGTGCCGAAGTTACCTGGTCCTCTTGTAACATCTATTCGACTCAAGATCATGCCGCCGCTGCTATTGCCGCTTCCGGTGTTCCAGTTTTTGCCTGGAAGGGTGAAACTGAAGAAGAGTATTTGTGGTGTATTGAACAACAATTGTTTGCCTTCAAGGACAACAAGAAATTGAACTTGATCTTAGATGATGGTGGTGATTTAACCACTTTAGTTCATGAAAAGCACCCTGAAATGCTGGAAGACTGCTTTGGTCTTTCCGAAGAAACTACCACCGGTGTTCACCACTTATACAGAATGGTCAAAGAAGGCAAGTTAAAGGTTCCTGCCATTAACGTTAACGACTCCGTCACTAAGTCCAAGTTTGACAACTTGTACGGCTGTAGAGAATCCTTAGTCGACGGTATTAAGAGAGCCACTGATGTCATGTTGGCTGGTAAGGTTGCCGTTGTTGCTGGTTACGGTGATGTCGGTAAGGGTTGTGCTGCTGCCTTAAGAGGAATGGGTGCTCGTGTCTTGGTTACCGAAATTGACCCAATCAACGCTTTACAAGCTGCCATGGAAGGCTACCAAGTTGTTACCATGGAAGATGCATCCCACATTGGTCAAGTTTTCGTTACCACCACTGGTTGTAGAGATATTATCAACGGTGAACATTTCATCAACATGCCAGAAGATGCCATTGTTTGTAACATTGGCCATTTCGATATCGAAATTGATGTCGCCTGGTTAAAGGCTAACGCTAAAGAATGTATTAACATCAAACCACAAGTCGACCGTTACTTGTTGTCTTCTGGTAGACACGTCATCTTGTTGGCTAACGGTAGATTAGTTAACTTGGGTTGTGCTACTGGTCACTCATCTTTCGTTATGTCTTGTTCCTTCTCTAACCAAGTCTTAGCTCAAATTGCTTTGTTCAAGTCTAACGATAAGTCTTTCAGAGAAAAGCACATTGAATTCCAAAAGACAGGCCCATTCGAAGTTGGTGTCCACGTTTTGCCAAAGATCTTGGATGAAGCTGTCGCTAAGTTCCACTTGGGCAACTTGGGTGTTAGATTGACTAAATTGAGTAAAGTCCAATCTGAATACTTGGGTATTCCAGAAGAAGGTCCATTCAAGGCCGACCACTACAGATATTGA
- the ACA1 gene encoding Aca1p (ATF/CREB family basic leucine zipper (bZIP) transcription factor; binds as a homodimer to the ATF/CREB consensus sequence TGACGTCA; important for carbon source utilization; target genes include GRE2 and COS8; ACA1 has a paralog, CST6, that arose from the whole genome duplication), with translation MDYKHNFATSPDSFLDGRQNPLLYTDFLSSNKELIYKQPSGPGLVDSAYNFHHQNSLHDRSVQENLGPMFQPFGVDISHLPITNPPIFQSSLPAFDQPVYKRRISISNGQISQLGEDLETVENLYNCQPPILSSKAQQNPNPQQVANPSAAIYPSFSSNELQNVPQPHEQATVIPEAAPQTGSKNIYAAMTPYDSNIKLNIPAVAATCDIPSATPSIPSGDSTMNQAYINMQLRLQAQMQTKAWKNAQLNVHPCTPASNSSVSSSSSCQNINDHNIENQSVHSSISHGVNHHTVNNSCQNAELNISSSLPYESKCPDVNLTHANSKPQYKDATSALKNNINSEKDVHTAPFSSMHTTATFQIKQEARPQKIENNTAGLKDGAKAWKRARLLERNRIAASKCRQRKKMSQLQLQREFDQISKENTMMKKKIENYEKLVQKMKKISRLHMQECTINGGNNSYQSLQNKDSDVNGFLKMIEEMIRSSSLYDE, from the coding sequence ATGGACTATAAGCATAATTTTGCTACAAGTCCAGATTCTTTCCTAGATGGAAGGCAGAACCCACTCTTATATACAGATTTTCTATCTTCAAACAAGGAGCTTATATACAAACAACCATCGGGTCCTGGTCTTGTGGATTCTGCCTACAATTTTCATCACCAAAACAGTTTGCATGACCGTAGCGTGCAAGAAAACCTGGGTCCAATGTTTCAACCCTTTGGCGTCGACATCAGCCATCTTCCCATTACCAACCCtcccatttttcaaagttctTTACCAGCGTTTGATCAGCCCGTGTACAAAAGACGCATATCTATCTCCAATGGTCAGATTAGTCAATTAGGCGAAGACTTAGAAACGGTTGAAAATCTTTACAACTGTCAGCCTCCGATCCTATCGTCTAAGGCGCAACAGAATCCCAATCCTCAACAGGTGGCAAATCCAAGCGCAGCCATATACCCAAGCTTTAGCTCGAACGAATTGCAAAACGTGCCACAACCACACGAACAAGCTACAGTCATACCCGAAGCTGCACCTCAAACAGGTAGCAAGAATATCTACGCTGCAATGACCCCGTATGATAGCAATATAAAGCTTAACATACCCGCAGTAGCAGCCACTTGTGACATTCCTTCTGCCACGCCTTCTATCCCATCTGGCGATTCCACAATGAATCAGGCTTACATCAACATGCAACTCCGATTACAAGCTCAAATGCAAACTAAGGCATGGAAAAACGCTCAATTGAATGTGCATCCATGTACTCCAGCCTCTAATTCTTCCgtttcctcttcttcttcctgCCAAAACATTAATGATCATAATATCGAAAATCAATCCGTccattcttcaatttcCCATGGCGTTAATCACCACACTGTTAATAATTCCTGCCAAAATGCCGAGTTGAATATTTCAAGCAGCCTTCCATACGAATCGAAATGCCCTGATGTCAATTTAACACATGCCAACTCAAAACCACAATACAAGGATGCCACTTCTGCACtgaaaaacaatattaaTAGTGAGAAAGACGTACATACCGCGCCCTTCTCCTCTATGCACACTACAGCAACCTTCCAAATAAAGCAGGAAGCTAGACCCCAAAAAATAGAGAACAATACTGCAGGCTTGAAAGACGGTGCTAAAGCTTGGAAGCGTGCAAGGCTACTAGAACGAAACAGAATTGCCGCTTCCAAGTGTCGacagagaaagaaaatgtcACAATTACAACTTCAAAGGGAATTTGACCAAATAAGCAAAGAAAACacaatgatgaagaaaaaaattgaaaattacGAAAAATtggttcaaaaaatgaagaaaatttcgAGGTTGCACATGCAAGAATGCACAATTAATGGTGGTAATAATAGTTATCAAAGCCTTCAAAACAAGGATAGTGATGTTAACGGGTTTCTGAAAATGATTGAAGAAATGATACGCAGCTCCAGTCTATATGATGAATAA